In the genome of Arachis hypogaea cultivar Tifrunner chromosome 9, arahy.Tifrunner.gnm2.J5K5, whole genome shotgun sequence, the window TGTACTGTCATTGCAAAATGGAACAGGTTTTTACTAGCAAATGCGACTCACCCCTCTGTGTGTTGTCCTCCGTAACAGGCAAATTGGTGAGCTGGTGAGTTTGGGTTATGGGTCTCTTTGTTCGTTCGTTTTTGGGCCATGGGGATAGTCTGAAAAAAGGTGTTGAGTTGGGTAGGAGGATAATTGATGAAGTCACCGTCGTGTTTCGTGGATTAAGCAGAACCGCCAGCATCATCGCCGTTCTCCCTCCTACATGGATACACACCAGAACTTTCTGTGTCGGAGGAGACCATACCCGATGACTTGGAGCAGATTTGGTGGCAATGGAAACTAAATCAGAGCTGCTCCTTCTTCTGCGTTGTGAAGACTGACAAAAGCGCGGTGAGCGAGAGGAGCAAATGGAGTTGCCAATTGAAGGAAGAGCGAGCAGTCATTGGAGCGCATCAGAAGAGGCAAGGGGAAACTGATTATCTGGGTTGGGATGAGTTTGTTGGGGATGGGTCTTTTTGTCCGGGTCGGGTTCTTCTTTGAGTTGTGATCCGGTCCAGTTGGGCTTCTCTAATTGGGTTGTACAATTAATGCTTATTGTGTTTAGGGTGGAAACAGGACAAGTCTTAACAGGTCTGGGTACTCACTCACTCGGCTTGAGCTTGGTCTACAGCTTGTTATAGTCAATTTGCAAATAGATTGTACATAATAATAGTCAATTTGTAAATAGATTGTATGTATAAGTAATGACTCATCAACAAAATAATATCACACTTTAATTAAATTTTGCATATTCATACTTACAGAAGGTGAATATCATACTCTAAATCCTTACATTTAGCCATGAACATTTTACTCTCAGTCATTATAGTGAGTCAGCATACTTGAGACCGAAATTAACTTCATATAATCCAAATTCTACATTTCAAATGGCACTCAAGTTTATGCTATATGAACTTTTATCCAAGGAGGAGATATTATTGGTTTCCTCTCTTCatataaaaaatgttaataaCTTCAAATTCTCAATCATTGTCACCATCACAAAAAAATATGTAAACAATTTCAATGTCCATCCATATTGATTACCAAGAGCTTTTAGAGAACATGATCCGCAGGGAAGAATAAGTAATCCTAGCAAAGAATCATTGTTCAATATAGATATTCTACTTTCATCCCTCAACAAGGAATACCCCATTTTATGCAATTCCAATGAGTCTATAGAGAAATAATCTCCACATCTGCACTGATAAAACAGTTCCAATGCTTCTCCGTCATCTTCACCCATCATATCCTCTAAGCTTAAATCTTCTGCAACATCAACAGCCTAGACATCACGCCTTGAACTTCAAAGCTCATTATCATAAAATAAACAAGAGCTTGAATCGCCAAGAAATTTCCACGCCTTTTGTACTTTGAGAAATCTATCTCCACTAGTTTGATTGCTGCCGGATGCATCAGAAGATTTCAACAGCTTATCAGCATGTAAACTGAGTATGGCAGAGCAGTAACTAGCACGGATTTCTTCATAACTTGAATCTTCCTTGACGTTGAGAACCTCATAATGCGTTTCATGAATGACATTCTTGTCTAGAAGCATTGTTACTTGTTAGACGTTAATTTTTACTCAAAAAGGCAAGGTTCTCTACATTCAAGAGAGAAACATCACCAACAAGGAAAATGacatattattatcattatcatgtATGAAAAACTACTGTAATTACAATACGACTGCTCAAACCATATCAAATGAATTCTTTGGTTTGGAATTCTTTCTTATGCATCATTTCCGACTTCCCTGAACTTCAAAACATGTATTCGATCAACCTAAATTCCTGGCATTCCAAATGCTGGTCTGTTCTTCCATTCCTGAGGAATTGAAGTTGCCGATGTGACATCCAAATTCCAAATAGCCCATAAATTGTTTTCAATAACAAAAACAATTGGCGATTTCCATGAAGCTTCCATGTTAAGGCATTTTTAGAACCGTCCATTATTACAAGTTCTAACTTCGACAAACACTAATGTCACATGAGCAGAATCTGCCTATTTCAGCCACTAGCCAACTACCTCTATACTTACAGGAGAATGCTGCA includes:
- the LOC112710340 gene encoding LOW QUALITY PROTEIN: uncharacterized protein (The sequence of the model RefSeq protein was modified relative to this genomic sequence to represent the inferred CDS: substituted 2 bases at 2 genomic stop codons); translated protein: MLLDKNVIHETHYEVLNVKEDSSYEEIRASYCSAILSLHADKLLKSSDASGSNQTSGDRFLKVQKAWKFLGDSSSCLFYDNELXSSRRDVXAVDVAEDLSLEDMMGEDDGEALELFYQCRCGDYFSIDSLELHKMGYSLLRDESRISILNNDSLLGLLILPCGSCSLKALGNQYGWTLKLFTYFFVMVTMIENLKLLTFFI